The Gemmatimonas phototrophica region GCTCCTGTCCCCGTGCCGCCACAACCGCGGGGGCGTTCCGCTGGGCCTGTTCAATGGCCTCGCGCAGCCGAATGGGGCGCGCCTCTTCCTCTGAGCGCGTCTGCGCCCCGGAAGACAACGGGGCGGCCAACAGCACCGCCCCTGCCAACGCGACTGCCCTGCGGTACATCGATTGATCCATCATGCGAAACATCGGACCGGTCACCTGGGGGTCCCGCGCGCCTTCGCCGCACTGTCGGCGATGCGCTGGTTGCGTTCAATGAGCCGACGAAAGCTGTCCTTCTGTGCTTCATCCAGCGGCGTCATCATGAGCACGCGTGCACTGTCACGCACGGAATCGAGCGCGGGGCGCACGATGGCCATGATTTCGCGGGAGCGCGCCCGACGCCACTCCCAGGCCGAGTCCACGACCGCCTTCTGGTCGGCGGTGAGCTGCAACTCCCGGGCGAGTTCCTCACGCACCGATTTGTCGTCGTTGAGCATGACTACCGGCTTGCTCACTACACGAGCCGCCGCAAACCCCAGCGCACTGCCGGTCAGCAGCGCGCCGAGGATGAACATCATGGCCAGCGATTTGGGACGGGGGGTGGTAGACATCTCGCGAGCCGCTTAGTAGTCGAGCGGATTCAGAAACCGTTCCGGCGCATCAGGGGAGAGATGCCGGCGCCCGCCCGTGAGCGTGGTGCCTTCAAGCGGTAGCGGCATAGCGGTTTCCACCGCCGCCCGTGCCGCCATTTCCTGCGCCTTGGCGTTGTCCTGCTGGTCGCGCACGAACGAGGCCCCGGCCGCCAGCAGCGCCAGCGTGGCGGCGATCATACCCGCCGCGCGAATTTCCGCGCCGCGCAGTTCGGCAAAACCACTCCACCACGACGGCCGCAGCTCACGCACCACCCCGCTGGTGGCCAGCGAGATGCGCTGCATGATGCTGTGCTCCATCCCTTCCCAATACGCTTCGCTGCGTGGCGCCGCATAGTGCGCCGACAACGAGGCAGTCACTTGAGGATCCGCGCCTGGGCTGCGCCCGTCGTCGTTCCGTGTGACAGTCATGATTCACTCCGAAGATTGCTCAGCTGGCGCCGCAAGTGCGCCCGGGCATGATGCAGGTCCGACCGGGCCGTACCCTCGGGAATTCCGAGAAGGGCACCGATCTCCGCGTGCTTGTATCCCTCGACGTCATGCAGCACAATCACCGCGCGCTGCCGTTCGCCGAGCGTATTCAGCGCGCGCGACAGTCGCGCACGCAGTTCATCTGCTTCAGCCGGATCCTTGTGCGGACTCGACAAGGTTTCCGGTAACTCATCGGCATCGCGCACCTTCCGACGGCGTGCAATGTCCAACGCGGCGTTCGCCACAATTCGGTGCAGCCACGCCCCGAACGCCTGCTCAGGACGAAACCGTTCGAGCGCGCGGAAGGCATGCAGAAACCCTTCCTGCACCGCATCCTCGGCATCGTCATGGGATAAGACGATTGCGCGGGCCACAGCGTAAGCACGCCGCTGGTGACGGCGCACCAGCCCCGCAAACGCCACGTTGTCCCCCGCCTGAGCCGAGAGCACCAGCTCCCGCTCCTCGAGCGCCTCGGCCGTCATGGGTCGCTCAGGACCCATACGGAGAGTTCCCTCGAGGGGAACAGCAAAAGGCGTTGGAAGTGGGATGGCAGTCACGGGATCGGGTGGGTTCACCCGAATTACGCATCGCTGGAAATCGTCGTTGAAGCCGAGGCTGCCGGCGGGACCCCGCCAAGCCCCAAGGCCTCGGCGTTTTCCTGCATGGCGGCCAGCACAATGCCGATATGCTCGTCCAGCGGCACGCCCAGCGCCTCGGCCCCCTGCACGATATCGTCCCGGTTTACCCCGCGGGCGAAGGCCTTGTCCTTCATTTTCTTCCGGACGCCAGCCACATCCACGTCCCGCACCGCCTTGGACGGCTTCACCAGCGCCGAGGCGGTGATGAGCCCGGTGAGCTCGTCTACCGCAAAGAGCGCCTTGGCCATGGTGCTGACCCGCGGGACCCCGGTGTAATGGGCGTGCCCCAGCACCGCCTCGCAGATGGCCTCCGGCCACCCGAGCGACCGCAGGTGGCGCACCCCTTCGGCCGGATGCTCCGCGTCCGCTGCCTGTGCTTCGTTGGGAAAGCGCTCGTAGTCGAAGTCGTGGATGAGCCCGGCAACGCCCCAGCTCTCCTGATCTTCACCCAGCTTCAGGGCGTACGCCCGCATGGCCGTTTCCACGGCCAGCATGTGTTTCCGCAAAGACTCGGACTGGGTCCACTCGTGGACCAGCGACAAAGCATCGGCGCGCGTGGGCATTCGTGCATTCTGGTGGAATGGGGGCGGGAGGGCAACCACGGAACCATACGACCGGCACCCCCCCGCCGCGGTACTGGCTCAGTGCGCGTCCACCTTGACCGGAACAGTTCGCCCCGTTCTCCAGAGCAGCAGCAACGGCAGCGCACTCACCAGCAGCACACCGGAGATGAGGTAAATGCGTGAGAACGCCATCACGCTGGCCTGCGCGCCCATCTGGCGGTCCATCACCATGAGCGCCTGTTGTTTGGCCGTGGCCACATCAAAGCCGCGCGCCACCATGCCACGGGTAAGGCCGCCCAGCCGCTCCATGGTGGCCGGGTCGTAGCTGCCCACATGCTCCGCCAGCAGCGCCTTGTGCACCTTGGTCTGGTGCGAAAGCATCGTGGCCATGACGGCAATGCCCAGGGAGCCGCCCAACTGCCGCATAAGATTGAACATGCCGGTGCCCTGTCCCAGCTTCTGCATGGGCAGGCCGGCCATACTCGCACCCGTGAGGGGGACAAAGAGGAGTCCCAGTCCCACGCCGCGCAAAATGAGCGGCCAGAACATGTCGTCCGGCCCCGCATCGAGGGTGAGCTGGGACAACGTGTACATGGACGCCAGAAAGAGCAGGGCACCCACCACAATGAGCGGGCGCGCGTCAATCTTTGACGCCGCACGACCCATAATGCCCATGCTTACCGCACTGGCAATCGCCCCCGGCAGAATGACCATCCCCGTTTGCTGCGCGGTGTAACCGTGCAGCGTTTGCAGGAACACCGGCAGGACAAACACCGAGCCGTACAGCGCCACCCCGAGGAAGGCCGCAAAGGCCACCCCCGGCGCCAGCTGCCGCGACTTGAGGACGCGGAAATCGATGATGGGTTCGTCGATGGTGAGCTCGCGCCACACCAGCAACA contains the following coding sequences:
- a CDS encoding DHA2 family efflux MFS transporter permease subunit, producing MSTDVMRTLHVEQLKAAAEADAHERTGALPDDQYKHKYLIAIAVTLAAVLELVDTSIVNVAIPHMMGTLGATLDEIAWVSTSYIIANVIVIPMSSWLSAYFGRQRYLTGSIAIFVVASFFCGAATSLWGLVFWRVLQGLGGGALLSTAQTTLFEAFPPQERGIGQAIFGVGVMVGPTLGPTLGGFIVDAYAWPWIFYINVPLGIIAGLMVWAYVKDAAHQVRASSVDVLGIVLLTLAVGSLQWMLERGERFDWFESRFVTMLAIVSVVSAVLLVWRELTIDEPIIDFRVLKSRQLAPGVAFAAFLGVALYGSVFVLPVFLQTLHGYTAQQTGMVILPGAIASAVSMGIMGRAASKIDARPLIVVGALLFLASMYTLSQLTLDAGPDDMFWPLILRGVGLGLLFVPLTGASMAGLPMQKLGQGTGMFNLMRQLGGSLGIAVMATMLSHQTKVHKALLAEHVGSYDPATMERLGGLTRGMVARGFDVATAKQQALMVMDRQMGAQASVMAFSRIYLISGVLLVSALPLLLLWRTGRTVPVKVDAH
- a CDS encoding HDIG domain-containing metalloprotein, whose product is MPTRADALSLVHEWTQSESLRKHMLAVETAMRAYALKLGEDQESWGVAGLIHDFDYERFPNEAQAADAEHPAEGVRHLRSLGWPEAICEAVLGHAHYTGVPRVSTMAKALFAVDELTGLITASALVKPSKAVRDVDVAGVRKKMKDKAFARGVNRDDIVQGAEALGVPLDEHIGIVLAAMQENAEALGLGGVPPAASASTTISSDA
- a CDS encoding RNA polymerase sigma factor, encoding MGPERPMTAEALEERELVLSAQAGDNVAFAGLVRRHQRRAYAVARAIVLSHDDAEDAVQEGFLHAFRALERFRPEQAFGAWLHRIVANAALDIARRRKVRDADELPETLSSPHKDPAEADELRARLSRALNTLGERQRAVIVLHDVEGYKHAEIGALLGIPEGTARSDLHHARAHLRRQLSNLRSES